Proteins encoded within one genomic window of Brassica rapa cultivar Chiifu-401-42 chromosome A09, CAAS_Brap_v3.01, whole genome shotgun sequence:
- the LOC117127737 gene encoding secreted RxLR effector protein 161-like produces the protein MKDLGDAKKILGMEITRDRVNRKLCVSQEDYLWKVLGKFNMDQCKTVATPLGAHFALKAATDEELRDQEECMKKVPYQNAVGSIMYSMVGTRPDLAYVVGEISRFMSRPITDHWQAVKWVLRYIKGSTDTCLNFKRKGDFVVTGYCDSDYGGDMDNVKSTTGMVFTAGGNPVSWRSSLQKVVALSTTEAEYIALSEAVKKALFHERTKHMATKYHFIRNLIKVEEVQVLKIATAYNPADIFTKVLPVYKMKEALKMLRVTKD, from the exons ATGAAGGACTTGGGAGATGCTAAAAAGATTTTAGGAATGGAGATCACTCGAGATCGGGTTAACAGGAAGCTATGTGTTTCTCAAGAGGATTACTTGTGGAAAGTGTTGGGTAAATTCAATATGGACCAATGCAAGACGGTTGCTACACCGTTAGGAGCTCATTTTGCGCTAAAAGCAGCTACAGACGAGGAGTTGCGAGATCAGGAGGAGTGTATGAAGAAGGTGCCGTATCAGAATGCAGTGGGAAGTATTATGTACTCAATGGTGGGAACACGCCCTGACTTGGCATATGTAGTAGGAGAGATCAGTAGATTTATGTCACGGCCTATCACAGATCATTGGCAAGCCGTTAAATGGGTACTGAGATACATTAAAGGCTCCACTGATACTTGTTTGAATTTCAAACGGAAGGGAGACTTTGTGGTTACTGGTTATTGTGATTCAGATTATGGTGGTGATATGGACAATGTGAAATCAACAACAGGAATGGTCTTTACTGCGGGTGGTAATCCAGTGAGCTGGAGATCCTCATTACAGAAGGTAGTGGCACTATCGACAACCGAAGCAGAATATATTGCGTTGTCAGAAGCAGTGAAGAAGGCCT TGTTTCACGAGCGGACCAAACACATGGCTACAAAGTATCACTTTATCAGAAACTTGATTAAAGTGGAAGAAGTACAAGTGTTGAAGATTGCAACGGCTTACAATCCTGCTGACATCTTCACGAAGGTGTTACCTGTGTACAAGATGAAGGAAGCATTGAAGATGCTTCGTGTTACTAAAGACTGA
- the LOC103838904 gene encoding sodium transporter HKT1, with amino-acid sequence MERVLAQLAKIRLQLAKFRSPFFIYFFYFFSFSLLGFLALKVSKPRTTSRPHDLDLLFTSVSAITVSSMSTIDMEVFSNTQLIIITILMFLGGEVFTSFLDLYFSHFSNFVFPHNKIRHLMGSLNIKPPTEDRRRDLENITDHLKRPSQINERASKYLYSVVLGYHLVTNLAGSVLVLVYVTFVKTAKVVLSSKEISPVTFSIFTTVSTFGNCGFVPTKENMVIFRKNSGLLWLLIPQIFMGNTLFPCFLFLLIWGLDKITKREEFGYILKNHKTMGYSHLLSLRLCVLLGLTVLGFVMIQFFVFCTFEWNSVSLEGMNPYEKLVGSLFQVVNSRHTGENIVDLSTLSPAILVLFIFMM; translated from the coding sequence atggaGAGAGTTCTGGCACAATTAGCAAAAATTCGTTTGCAACTTGCTAAATTTCGTTCCCCTTTCTTCATCTACTTCTTCTACTTCTTTTCCTTTTCGCTTTTAGGGTTCTTGGCACTCAAGGTCTCAAAGCCAAGAACTACTTCACGTCCTCATGACTTGGATCTCTTATTCACTTCAGTCTCCGCAATCACTGTATCTTCCATGTCCACCATTGACATGGAGGTCTTTTCCAATACTCAACTGATCATCATCACTATCCTCATGTTCCTCGGTGGAGAAGTCTTCACTTCTTTTCTCGATCTCTACTTCTCTCATTTTAGCAACTTCGTCTTTCCGCATAACAAAATTAGACATCTTATGGGCTCCTTAAATATAAAGCCTCCGACAGAGGATAGGCGTCGCGACCTTGAGAATATTACAGATCATCTTAAGCGTCCTAGCCAGATCAATGAAAGGGCGTCTAAGTATTTGTACTCGGTGGTTCTTGGTTATCATCTTGTTACAAACCTAGCAGGCTCCGTTTTAGTTCTTGTGTACGTAACCTTTGTTAAGACGGCGAAGGTTGTTCTTAGTTCCAAAGAAATCTCACCTGTTACCTTCTCCATCTTCACAACGGTCTCCACTTTTGGAAACTGTGGGTTTGTCCCGACAAAAGAGAACATGGTCATCTTTCGCAAGAACTCGGGTCTTCTCTGGCTCTTAATTCCTCAAATATTCATGGGAAACACATTGTTTCcttgtttcttatttttgctCATATGGGGGCTTGATAAGATCACGAAGCGCGAGGAGTTTGGTTACATTCTCAAGAATCACAAGACAATGGGATACTCTCATTTACTCTCCCTTCGTCTGTGTGTTCTTCTTGGTTTGACGGTGTTAGGGTTTGTAATGATACAGTTTTTTGTTTTCTGCACCTTTGAATGGAACTCTGTGTCTCTTGAAGGAATGAATCCGTACGAGAAGTTGGTTGGTTCGTTGTTTCAAGTGGTGAACTCCAGACACACTGGAGAAAACATTGTTGACCTTTCTACGCTATCCCCGGCCATCTTGGTACTCTTCATCTTCATGATgtga